One genomic region from Halorussus rarus encodes:
- a CDS encoding NAD(P)/FAD-dependent oxidoreductase → MKRVDVAIVGGGPAGSSAARAAAEQGADALLVEKGVPRADREELGPDSTDAAGMLDYWVDIMDVSFEEIPDHVVLRKLDRTEFYGPTETATMSATGIESSYDEGFGFTFDRTRMDDWLRDRAERAGAEYRVGVGVTDVETDLTGTPTHTLHLSDGEDVEAEYLVLADGPQRQVTMRVLDRFAPDGKAISEIMAPNTANHIAYQEYREFPEELFDPDALKFWWGVMPGETAYPWIFPNDGTVARVGLTMPIGMNLEDVENPESYDLLRPDDDALPRPAEYIERLLERQYGDEYDLADFPLVTDRGKSEGTETYPISSTRPIESPTAANVAVAGGAMGTTSAFHEGGYHVAARTGQIAGELAGEGRLDSYNDRWKDAIGEEIVRNVTFADIVADYGPDDWDRTFAMASDILADEGEGRLLKYRLSSGLRGAKLVTRYKMAKRKYRNGKYVQFAESEYEV, encoded by the coding sequence ATGAAGCGAGTCGACGTTGCGATCGTCGGCGGCGGGCCCGCGGGCAGTTCTGCCGCGCGGGCGGCCGCCGAGCAGGGGGCCGACGCGCTCCTCGTCGAGAAGGGCGTCCCGCGGGCCGACCGCGAGGAGCTGGGCCCGGACTCGACCGACGCCGCCGGGATGCTCGACTACTGGGTCGACATCATGGACGTGTCCTTCGAGGAGATTCCCGACCACGTCGTCCTCCGGAAGCTCGACCGGACCGAGTTCTACGGCCCGACCGAGACCGCGACCATGTCGGCCACCGGCATCGAGTCGTCGTACGACGAGGGGTTCGGGTTCACCTTCGACCGCACCCGGATGGACGACTGGCTCCGCGACCGGGCCGAGCGGGCCGGCGCCGAGTACCGCGTCGGCGTCGGCGTCACCGACGTCGAGACCGACCTCACCGGGACGCCGACCCACACGCTCCACCTGTCGGACGGCGAGGACGTCGAGGCCGAGTACCTCGTGCTCGCCGACGGCCCCCAGCGCCAGGTCACGATGCGCGTGCTCGACCGGTTCGCACCCGATGGCAAGGCCATCTCGGAGATCATGGCGCCGAACACCGCCAACCACATCGCCTACCAGGAGTACCGGGAGTTCCCCGAGGAGCTGTTCGACCCGGACGCGCTCAAGTTCTGGTGGGGCGTGATGCCCGGCGAGACCGCCTACCCCTGGATATTCCCGAACGACGGCACGGTCGCCCGGGTCGGCCTCACGATGCCCATCGGGATGAACCTCGAGGACGTCGAGAACCCCGAGTCCTACGACCTCCTCCGGCCCGACGACGACGCGCTGCCCCGGCCCGCCGAGTACATCGAGCGCCTGCTGGAGCGGCAGTACGGCGACGAGTACGACCTCGCGGACTTCCCGCTGGTCACCGACCGCGGCAAGAGCGAGGGCACCGAGACCTACCCGATCTCCTCGACCCGGCCCATCGAGTCGCCGACCGCGGCCAACGTCGCGGTCGCGGGCGGCGCGATGGGCACCACCTCTGCGTTCCACGAGGGCGGCTACCACGTCGCGGCCCGGACCGGCCAGATCGCCGGCGAACTCGCGGGCGAGGGTCGGCTCGACTCGTACAACGACCGGTGGAAGGACGCCATCGGCGAGGAGATCGTCCGGAACGTCACCTTCGCCGACATCGTCGCCGACTACGGGCCCGACGACTGGGACCGGACGTTCGCGATGGCCAGCGACATCCTCGCCGACGAGGGCGAGGGCCGCCTGCTGAAGTACCGGCTCTCGTCGGGGCTCCGGGGCGCGAAGCTGGTCACCAGGTACAAGATGGCCAAGCGCAAGTACCGCAACGGCAAGTACGTCCAGTTCGCCGAGTCGGAGTACGAGGTCTGA
- a CDS encoding YeaH/YhbH family protein has translation MGLREDLERYREVGEDKREDLADFIQYGDLGQSLPDEINIPIKIVDLPEFAYDQRDQGGIGQGDPDVGDPVGEPQPQPGDEGEEGDPGDESGEHDYYEMDPEEFAEELDDELGLDLEPKGKEVVEEKEGDFTDMTRTGPDSTLDFERMFKEGLKRKLAMDFDPDFLEEVLKIDGWGPDRTFSWARDNSINVSKHWLEEAYDQIPAGEKTKWDSIEEVEENVTHRTTAQKIKQEGVRHVPFRKEDERYRYPEIIEEREKNVVVVNIRDVSGSMREKKRELVERTFTPLDWYLTGKYDNAEFVYIAHDAEAWEVERDEFFGIRSGGGTKISSAYELAAAVLDERYPWTDWNRYVFAAGDSENSRNDTSENVIPLMEEIPANLHAYVETQPDGKAINATHAEEVEEYFGESDEVAVSFVNSPEDVTDAIYEILSTEAES, from the coding sequence ATGGGACTGAGGGAGGACCTCGAGCGGTACCGCGAGGTCGGCGAGGACAAGCGCGAGGACCTCGCGGACTTCATCCAGTACGGCGACCTTGGCCAGAGCCTGCCCGACGAAATCAACATCCCCATCAAGATCGTCGACCTGCCGGAGTTCGCCTACGACCAGCGCGACCAGGGCGGCATCGGCCAGGGCGACCCCGACGTGGGCGACCCCGTCGGCGAACCACAGCCCCAGCCCGGCGACGAGGGCGAGGAGGGCGACCCCGGCGACGAGTCGGGCGAGCACGACTACTACGAGATGGACCCCGAGGAGTTCGCCGAGGAGCTCGACGACGAACTCGGGCTCGACCTCGAGCCGAAGGGCAAGGAGGTCGTCGAGGAGAAGGAGGGCGACTTCACCGACATGACCCGCACGGGCCCCGACTCGACGCTCGACTTCGAGCGGATGTTCAAGGAGGGGCTCAAGCGGAAGCTGGCGATGGACTTCGACCCCGACTTCCTCGAGGAGGTGTTGAAGATCGACGGGTGGGGTCCCGACCGGACGTTCTCGTGGGCCCGCGACAACAGCATCAACGTCTCGAAGCACTGGCTGGAGGAGGCCTACGACCAGATCCCGGCGGGCGAGAAGACCAAGTGGGACTCCATCGAGGAGGTCGAGGAGAACGTCACCCACCGGACCACGGCCCAGAAGATAAAGCAGGAGGGCGTGCGCCACGTCCCCTTCCGGAAGGAGGACGAGCGCTACCGCTACCCCGAGATTATCGAGGAGCGCGAGAAGAACGTCGTCGTGGTCAACATCCGGGACGTCTCCGGGTCGATGCGCGAGAAGAAGCGCGAACTGGTCGAGCGGACGTTCACGCCGCTGGACTGGTACCTGACCGGGAAGTACGACAACGCCGAGTTCGTCTACATCGCCCACGACGCCGAGGCCTGGGAGGTCGAGCGCGACGAGTTCTTCGGCATCCGGTCGGGCGGCGGGACCAAGATCTCGTCGGCGTACGAGCTGGCGGCCGCGGTGCTCGACGAGCGCTACCCGTGGACCGACTGGAACCGCTACGTGTTCGCGGCCGGCGACAGCGAGAACTCCCGGAACGACACCAGCGAGAACGTCATCCCGTTGATGGAGGAGATCCCCGCGAACCTCCACGCCTACGTGGAGACCCAGCCTGACGGGAAGGCCATCAACGCGACCCACGCCGAGGAGGTCGAGGAGTACTTCGGCGAGTCGGACGAGGTGGCGGTCAGCTTCGTCAACAGCCCCGAGGACGTGACCGACGCCATCTACGAGATACTGAGCACGGAGGCCGAATCATGA
- a CDS encoding serine hydrolase domain-containing protein, producing MKRGQQLLPVLAVLFLLVGQIGPAVAVASSGAAVPSSNQSTRDGGARGVDSAAEVEAFVDAAMAEDMDEHHVSGATVSVVKDGELLFAEGYGYADRRNATPVVANRTMFRIGSVSKLFAWTAAMQQVQRGRLDPNASVNRYLGEVQIPRKYGEPVTLEHLATHTAGFEDQYEGVFVESPADVRPLGETLRNVPARVRPPGVVTSYSNYGAALAGHIVARRADTSFDSYVERNLYEPLDMTQSTFRQPVPASMPGRLSAGYRYERGRFVRGEFETVGVPPAGSMSATSTDMANFMVAHLQDGRYRDSRVLSAAATERMHRQHFTNHPAVDGMAFGFYEQDRNGVRIIGHGGDTELFHSGLWLFPERDLGVFVSYNSVGGAAAREEFIGSFVDRFFPTDSEPAASPVAADGGSDIADPPLSAFTGAYRTTRMSYTDFTKIAAVNGDFRVRAADDGTLVASLPGQGTSRWVRTAPTVFEEVGGEGRMAFRVEDGRATYVFFDGAAPQSFERIAPWETTMVQAGLLAGALLVVLSGLAGWPAAALWRRVRRWRRRRRVASEGTAVSANGRGTGSDRPRAARWLAGLAGLHAVGFLVGFVALLATDPNSIVFRPGSLGSLLTVPLVFAVTALGVVAFAVLAWTDRYWGLFGRLHYTLVALALVALLWQFSYWNMLSYWF from the coding sequence ATGAAACGCGGACAACAACTTCTGCCGGTCCTCGCGGTGCTGTTCCTCCTGGTCGGCCAGATCGGTCCCGCGGTGGCCGTCGCGTCGTCGGGAGCGGCGGTTCCCTCCTCGAACCAATCGACCCGGGACGGCGGGGCCCGCGGCGTCGACTCCGCCGCCGAGGTCGAGGCGTTCGTCGACGCCGCGATGGCCGAGGACATGGACGAGCACCACGTCTCGGGCGCGACCGTCTCGGTGGTCAAGGACGGCGAACTGCTGTTCGCCGAGGGGTACGGCTACGCCGACCGCCGGAACGCGACGCCGGTCGTCGCGAACCGCACCATGTTCCGCATCGGGTCGGTGTCGAAGCTGTTCGCCTGGACCGCCGCGATGCAGCAGGTCCAGCGCGGTCGACTCGACCCGAACGCGAGCGTGAACCGCTACCTCGGCGAGGTTCAGATCCCCCGGAAGTACGGCGAGCCCGTCACGCTCGAACACCTCGCGACCCACACCGCGGGCTTCGAGGACCAGTACGAGGGCGTCTTCGTCGAGTCGCCCGCGGACGTCCGACCGCTCGGTGAGACCCTGCGGAACGTGCCCGCCCGGGTCCGGCCGCCGGGCGTCGTCACCTCCTACTCCAACTACGGCGCGGCCCTCGCCGGCCACATCGTCGCGCGGCGGGCCGACACCTCGTTCGACAGCTACGTCGAGCGCAACCTCTACGAACCGCTGGACATGACCCAGAGCACCTTCCGCCAGCCGGTGCCGGCCTCGATGCCGGGCAGGCTCTCGGCGGGCTACCGCTACGAGCGCGGTCGGTTCGTCCGCGGCGAGTTCGAGACCGTCGGCGTGCCGCCCGCGGGGTCGATGAGCGCCACGTCGACCGACATGGCGAACTTCATGGTCGCGCACCTCCAGGACGGCCGGTACCGCGACTCGCGCGTCCTCTCGGCGGCGGCCACCGAGCGGATGCACCGCCAGCACTTCACCAACCATCCCGCGGTCGACGGGATGGCGTTCGGCTTCTACGAGCAGGACCGGAACGGCGTCCGCATCATCGGCCACGGCGGCGACACCGAGCTGTTCCACTCCGGACTCTGGCTGTTCCCCGAGCGGGACCTCGGCGTGTTCGTCTCCTACAACAGCGTCGGCGGCGCGGCGGCCCGCGAGGAGTTCATCGGCTCGTTCGTCGACCGGTTCTTCCCGACCGACTCGGAGCCGGCCGCGTCGCCGGTAGCCGCAGATGGTGGCAGCGACATCGCCGACCCGCCGCTCTCGGCGTTCACCGGGGCGTACCGCACCACCCGGATGTCGTACACCGACTTCACCAAGATCGCCGCGGTCAACGGCGACTTCCGGGTCCGGGCGGCCGACGACGGGACGCTGGTGGCCTCGCTACCCGGTCAGGGGACCAGCCGGTGGGTCCGGACCGCGCCGACGGTCTTCGAGGAGGTCGGCGGCGAGGGCCGGATGGCGTTCCGGGTCGAGGACGGCCGAGCGACGTACGTCTTCTTCGACGGCGCCGCGCCCCAGAGCTTCGAGCGCATCGCGCCGTGGGAGACGACGATGGTTCAGGCCGGCCTGCTCGCGGGCGCGCTGCTCGTCGTCCTCTCCGGGCTGGCGGGCTGGCCGGCCGCCGCGCTCTGGCGGCGCGTGCGCCGGTGGCGCCGCAGGAGGCGCGTTGCGAGTGAGGGGACAGCAGTCTCCGCGAACGGTCGCGGGACCGGGAGCGACCGCCCGCGGGCGGCCCGGTGGCTCGCCGGCCTCGCGGGACTGCACGCGGTCGGGTTCCTGGTCGGCTTCGTCGCGCTCCTCGCGACCGACCCGAACAGCATCGTCTTCCGGCCGGGGAGCCTGGGATCGCTGCTCACGGTGCCGCTGGTGTTCGCGGTCACCGCGCTCGGCGTCGTCGCCTTCGCGGTCCTCGCGTGGACCGACCGGTACTGGGGGCTGTTCGGCCGCCTCCACTACACGCTGGTGGCGCTCGCGCTGGTGGCGCTGCTCTGGCAGTTCTCGTACTGGAACATGCTGAGCTACTGGTTCTGA
- a CDS encoding amidohydrolase, with the protein MRAIVNGTVHTVTERGTIEDGAVLVEDGEIAAVGPADEVAVPDDAEVFDAGGDRVTPGLIDAHSHAGMAEWGEPEDGDVNEVSDPVTPHVNALDGFHPRDDELKHAFQGGVTTVSARMGSANVVGGIICSMKTYGDVADRMLVREDGMKAAFGENPKRFHGEGKDRQPATRPGVAATLRQALMDAEDYVERRAKAREDDEPFERDLGMENLARVVEGDLPLRVHAHRADDIATVFRIADEFGIDDLSIEHATEGHVLAEEFVERDVPAVVGPTISSASKYELRNITFETPGILHEAGVKVAIQTDAPVLPQEHLDVCVGLAVREGLPKDVALRTVTRNPAEILGIEDRVGTLEEGTDADLAVWDGPMFELDSDARQVFVEGERVYDSERDDVDPREEYAW; encoded by the coding sequence ATGCGAGCCATCGTCAACGGAACCGTTCACACGGTGACGGAGCGCGGGACCATCGAGGACGGCGCGGTGCTGGTCGAGGACGGTGAGATCGCCGCCGTCGGGCCGGCCGACGAGGTGGCGGTGCCCGACGACGCCGAGGTGTTCGACGCCGGCGGGGATCGCGTCACGCCCGGCCTGATCGACGCCCACAGCCACGCAGGGATGGCCGAGTGGGGCGAACCAGAGGACGGCGACGTCAACGAGGTCTCGGACCCGGTGACCCCGCACGTCAACGCGCTCGACGGGTTCCACCCCCGCGACGACGAGCTCAAGCACGCGTTCCAGGGCGGGGTCACGACCGTCTCGGCGCGGATGGGCAGCGCGAACGTGGTCGGTGGAATCATCTGCTCGATGAAGACCTACGGCGACGTCGCCGACCGGATGCTCGTCCGGGAGGACGGCATGAAGGCCGCCTTCGGCGAGAACCCCAAGCGGTTCCACGGCGAGGGGAAGGACCGCCAGCCCGCGACCCGACCGGGCGTCGCGGCCACGCTCCGCCAGGCGCTGATGGACGCCGAGGACTACGTCGAGCGCCGCGCGAAGGCCCGCGAGGACGACGAGCCCTTCGAGCGCGACCTCGGGATGGAGAACCTCGCCCGCGTCGTGGAGGGCGACCTGCCCCTGCGGGTCCACGCCCACCGCGCCGACGACATCGCCACGGTGTTCCGCATCGCCGACGAGTTCGGCATCGACGACCTGTCCATCGAGCACGCGACGGAGGGCCACGTTCTCGCCGAGGAGTTCGTCGAGCGCGACGTACCCGCCGTGGTCGGGCCGACCATCTCGTCGGCCAGCAAGTACGAACTCCGCAACATCACCTTCGAGACGCCGGGCATCCTCCACGAGGCCGGCGTCAAGGTCGCCATCCAGACCGACGCGCCCGTCCTCCCGCAGGAGCACCTCGACGTCTGCGTCGGCCTCGCGGTCCGCGAGGGCCTGCCGAAGGACGTCGCGCTCCGGACCGTCACGCGCAACCCGGCCGAGATTCTGGGCATCGAGGACCGCGTCGGGACGCTCGAGGAGGGGACGGACGCCGACCTCGCGGTCTGGGACGGCCCGATGTTCGAACTCGACTCGGACGCCCGGCAGGTGTTCGTGGAGGGCGAGCGCGTCTACGACAGCGAGCGCGACGACGTCGACCCGCGGGAGGAGTACGCGTGGTAG
- a CDS encoding GtrA family protein, producing MGDSGYRSVTKHPTFVRLYRFVIVGTSAAGVQTVVLWLLVEFAGLNYLVAATLAIELTIILQYVVNNAWTFQHSRYTTRYDFLVGLARTNVVRGSAIPLQLALLWAFVNWAGLVYLLANGFAIFISGLYRYYLDSRWTWQIA from the coding sequence GTGGGCGACTCCGGATACCGCAGCGTGACGAAGCACCCGACGTTCGTCCGCCTCTATCGGTTCGTCATCGTCGGGACGAGCGCCGCCGGCGTCCAGACGGTAGTCCTCTGGTTGCTCGTGGAGTTCGCCGGCCTCAACTACCTGGTTGCGGCCACGCTCGCCATCGAACTCACCATCATCCTCCAGTACGTTGTGAACAACGCCTGGACGTTCCAGCACTCCCGGTACACCACCCGGTACGACTTCCTGGTCGGGCTGGCCCGGACCAACGTCGTTCGGGGGTCGGCCATCCCGCTCCAGTTGGCGCTGCTCTGGGCGTTCGTCAACTGGGCGGGGCTGGTCTATCTGCTGGCCAACGGCTTCGCCATCTTCATCAGCGGGCTCTACCGGTACTACCTCGACTCCCGGTGGACGTGGCAGATCGCGTGA
- a CDS encoding SpoVR family protein has translation MRERPRTKKAAEPLQEPAEEARNLAHKLGLDPYDVNYWVVDYDEMNELIAYNGFQERYPHWRWGMQYDRQQKQGQYTGGKAFEIVINDDPSHAFLQESNDVADQKAVITHVEAHADFFAKNRWYRMFADELDAAALLERHADRISEYMSDPDIDRESVEQWIDSVLCLEDNIDQHEPFKRQFEREGDEDDGEVDDELDQKLEEMDLSDEVKRQVFDEEWLDEQAEAAELDEPEMDVLAFLRDHGKAYDEESGKAEEMTEWQKEILEMLRAESYYFAAQKLTKVMNEGWAAYWESMMMGEEVFAGDDEFLLYADHQARVLNSPGLNPYQLGKELWEYIENTENRREVARKLLRVDGVTWRNFHDTVDFDEVQELLAPDPRIDSVDPDELDELDDLVPEKVDGEALDAAKAGVSASDASGGSSDESDGDIDVERYPWKVLSYAGLAERHFSLCKRQNRGFLRSVSQQDLEQYARYIVDDARYDTVEEALADVDYTTGWDKMREVRASNNDVTFLDSYLTQEFVTDNQYFTYEFSQTTGDYRVASTDYEDVKKKLMLQFTNFGKPTIAVYDGNYNNRNELLLGHHYNGVMLDIEQAKRTLERVFDLWGRPVNLKTIVKEVDDRDAEIARRRDREPDPEEVGKLLRYDGEQFTMEDLDWSEVEDIAATEVDYDTKPDDWLA, from the coding sequence ATGAGAGAGCGACCTCGAACCAAGAAGGCGGCGGAACCGCTGCAGGAGCCGGCCGAGGAGGCCCGGAACCTGGCCCACAAGCTCGGGCTCGACCCCTACGACGTGAACTACTGGGTGGTCGACTACGACGAGATGAACGAGCTCATCGCGTACAACGGGTTCCAGGAGCGGTACCCCCACTGGCGGTGGGGCATGCAGTACGACCGCCAGCAGAAGCAGGGCCAGTACACCGGCGGGAAGGCGTTCGAGATCGTCATCAACGACGACCCCTCCCACGCCTTCCTCCAGGAGTCCAACGACGTGGCCGACCAGAAGGCGGTCATCACCCACGTCGAGGCCCACGCCGACTTCTTCGCGAAGAACCGGTGGTACCGGATGTTCGCCGACGAGCTCGACGCCGCGGCCCTGCTCGAGCGCCACGCCGACCGCATCTCGGAGTACATGTCCGACCCCGATATCGACCGCGAGTCGGTCGAGCAGTGGATCGACAGCGTGCTCTGCCTGGAGGACAACATCGACCAGCACGAGCCGTTCAAGCGCCAGTTCGAGCGCGAGGGCGACGAGGACGACGGCGAGGTCGACGACGAACTCGACCAGAAGCTCGAGGAGATGGACCTCAGCGACGAGGTCAAGCGCCAGGTGTTCGACGAGGAGTGGCTCGACGAGCAGGCCGAGGCCGCCGAGCTCGACGAGCCCGAGATGGACGTGCTGGCGTTCCTCCGGGACCACGGCAAGGCCTACGACGAGGAGTCGGGCAAGGCCGAGGAGATGACCGAGTGGCAGAAGGAGATCCTGGAGATGCTCCGGGCCGAGTCGTACTACTTCGCGGCCCAGAAGCTGACGAAGGTGATGAACGAGGGGTGGGCGGCCTACTGGGAGTCGATGATGATGGGCGAGGAGGTGTTCGCCGGCGACGACGAGTTCCTGCTGTACGCCGACCACCAGGCCCGGGTGCTCAACTCGCCGGGGCTCAACCCCTACCAGCTCGGCAAGGAGCTGTGGGAGTACATCGAGAACACCGAGAACCGCCGCGAGGTCGCCCGCAAGCTCCTGCGGGTCGACGGCGTGACGTGGCGGAACTTCCACGACACGGTCGACTTCGACGAGGTCCAGGAGCTGCTCGCGCCCGACCCGCGCATCGACTCGGTCGACCCCGACGAACTCGACGAACTCGACGACCTCGTCCCCGAGAAGGTCGACGGCGAGGCGCTGGACGCCGCCAAAGCGGGCGTCTCCGCGAGCGACGCGAGCGGAGGCTCGTCGGACGAGTCCGACGGCGACATCGACGTCGAGCGGTACCCCTGGAAGGTGCTGAGCTACGCGGGACTGGCCGAGCGACACTTCTCGCTGTGCAAGCGCCAGAACCGCGGGTTCCTCCGGTCGGTCTCCCAGCAGGACCTCGAGCAGTACGCCCGCTACATCGTCGACGACGCGCGCTACGACACGGTCGAGGAGGCGCTGGCCGACGTCGACTACACCACCGGCTGGGACAAGATGCGGGAGGTCCGGGCGTCGAACAACGACGTGACGTTCCTCGACAGCTACCTGACCCAGGAGTTCGTCACCGACAACCAGTACTTCACCTACGAGTTCAGCCAGACCACGGGCGACTACCGGGTCGCCAGCACCGACTACGAGGACGTCAAGAAGAAGCTGATGCTCCAGTTCACCAACTTCGGCAAGCCCACCATCGCGGTGTACGACGGCAACTACAACAACCGCAACGAGCTACTGTTGGGTCACCACTACAACGGCGTGATGCTGGACATCGAGCAGGCCAAGCGGACCCTCGAGCGCGTGTTCGACCTCTGGGGCCGGCCGGTCAACCTCAAGACCATCGTGAAGGAGGTCGACGACCGCGACGCCGAGATCGCCCGGCGGCGCGACCGCGAGCCCGACCCCGAAGAGGTCGGCAAGCTCCTGCGCTACGACGGCGAGCAGTTCACGATGGAGGACTTGGACTGGAGCGAGGTCGAGGACATCGCGGCCACCGAGGTCGACTACGACACCAAGCCCGACGACTGGTTGGCGTAG